GCCATTATGCGGAACATGAAGGCAAAGATTTTTTTGATAACTTGGTTGGGTTTATAACGTCCGGACCGGTGTTTGCGATGGTTTGGGAAGGGGACGACATCATTGCTTTGTCCCGCCAAGTGATTGGCAAAACGAATGTGAAGGATGCGCTGCCCGGGACGATCCGAGGGGATTTTTCAGCTCATACGCCGCACAATCTGATTCATGGATCGGATTCACCGGAGAGCGCGCAACGCGAAATTGCCAATTTCTTTGAAGAGAAGGAATTGGTTGAATATAACAAAACGCTGTCCCCTTGGCTGTAAGCTAAGGAAGCGGAATAATCTGATTAAACAGGATGATACGATGACGGAACATGAACCTGTGCTGGATGATCCGGATTATATCGGCTTTGTTCGCAGCATCGAACGAAGCACGGGGATCAATCTCGCAGATTATAAAGAGGCGCAGATGAAGCGAAGGCTGACAACGCTGCGTTTGAAGAAGGGCTTTGAAACCTTTTCGGCCTTCTACGACGCAATGATGAAGGACAAGCCATTATTTCATGAGTTTTTAGACCGGATGACAATTAACGTCTCGGAGTTTTGGCGCAATCCCAACCGGTGGGAGGTTCTCCGTGACAAAATATTGCCGGAGATATCCCAGCAGAATCCCGGGGTATTGAAAATATGGAGCGCCGCCTGCTCCACGGGTGAGGAGCCTTACACGCTTGCTATGATACTGTCCGAACAGAAGATGCTGAGCCGTGCGCGCATCGCGGCGACAGATATTGATGACGGCGCATTACATAAAGCGAAGGAGGGCCTATATGTCGAGAGGTCATTGAAGGATGTGCCTCCGGATGTAGCCGCCCGCTATTTTAAGGAAGAAGGTTCGGTGTATCGCTTCAGTGAGCATTTGAAGAAGGAAGTAACCTTTCATAAGCAGAATCTGCTGACGGACCGCTTCGAGACGGGATATGATCTGATTGTTTGCCGAAACGTGATGATTTATTTCACGGAAGGCGCCAAGCACAAGCTGTACCAGAAGTTTGCCTCAAGCCTAAAGCCAGGCGGATTCTTGTTTGTGGGCAGCACGGAACAGATCTTTAATCCGGGACAATATGGCCTGGAGAGCAACGAGACCTTTTTCTACCGTAAAATTCAATAGAGACAGCTAATCATAACGCATAAGCGCTTTTCAATCCGAAGGATGAGAGGCGCTTTTGCTTGTCTTGAGGCATTCTTGTCAAAGCGTTAGACCTATACTATAATGAGCAGAAGATATTTACGGAGTTTAGCGGTTTAACGCTTAAAAGTTTAAAGGGGGAAAAGCATCATGAGCTTACGCTTTTTAACTGCCGGGGAAACGCACGGTCCTCAGCTGACAACTATAATCGAAGGACTTCCAAGTAATTTGGAGCTTGATTTCGAAGCATTGAACTTTCAGCTTCATCGGAGACAGAAGGGATATGGCCGGGGACGCCGCATGCAGATCGAGAAGGATACCGCGCAAATCCTAGGAGGTGTGCGTCACGGCTATACAACCGGTGCGCCCATCGCGTTGGTCGTGCAGAATAATGACTGGAAGCATTGGCAGAACATTATGAACGTGGAGCCGATTGAGGGCAACGACGAGGTGAAAAGACGGGTACACCGTCCAAGACCGGGACATGCCGACTTAAACGGCGGTTTGAAATACAATTTGAAGGATCTGCGTAACGTGCTGGAACGCTCCAGTGCCCGTGAAACCACAGTTCGCGTAGCGGTAGGTGCTATCGCGAGACAATTCCTGGCACAATTCGGCGTTAAAGTGGCAGGCCAGGTCATCCGGATTGGCGAGATCGAAGCTCCCCCGCACAATCTTTCGATCGATGAGCTGATCGAGCGTACGGAAGCCTCCTCGGTTCGCGTGGTGGACGAAGAGACCGAGAAGAAAATGGAAGCCTACATAGACCAGATCAAAAAAGAAGGCGACTCCATCGGCGGCATCGTGGAATGCATCATCGAAGGCGTGCCGGTCGGATTGGGCAGCCATGTCCAATATGACCGCAAGCTGGATGGCCGCATCGCACAGGGCGTGATGTCGATTAATGCCTTTAAGGGCGTTGAGGTCGGAATCGGATTTGAAGCGGGCCAATTGCCCGGTTCCCAGGTACATGACGAGATTATGTACAGCGAAGAGCGCGGATACCACCGTGCAACCAATCGCCTGGGCGGATTTGAAGGCGGGATGACCAACGGCATGCCGATCGTCGTTCGAGGCGTCATGAAGCCGATTCCGACGCTGTACAAGCCGCTCCAAAGCGTGGATATCGATACAAAGGAAGCTTTCACGGCTCAGGTTGAACGCTCGGATGCCTGTGCGGTTCCGGCCGCCAGCGTTGTCATGGAGCATGTTGTGACATGGGAAGTAGCGAAGGCTTTCCTTGAGAAGTTTGGCGGTGATTCGATGGAAGAAATTCATGCGAATTACCAGAACTACCTGAAGCAGCTGGAGAACTACTAATATGAGAACACTTCAGGTAGAGCTGGGAGAGCGTTCCTATCCGATTTATATCGGAGCTGGCATTTTGGATACCATCGGTGAGCTGAGCGCGAAGCATGGAATTACACGCAAGAGCCCGCATTTGATTGTAACGGATGATAAAGTAGCGCCTCATTATTTGTCTCAAGTGGAGGAGCAGTTAAAATCGGAAGGATACACGGTTATTTCCCATATTGTCCCTTCCGGTGAATCCTCCAAATCGCTTCAGGTCTATGAAGAGGTAATGACTACAGCAATCAACGGCAAGCTGGATCGCAGCTCGGCAGTATTTGCGCTGGGTGGAGGCGTTGTTGGTGATTTGGCCGGATTCGTCGCGGCAACGTATATGCGCGGCGTGACGTTTGTTCAGATCCCGACCACCATCCTGGCCCATGACAGCAGCGTTGGCGGCAAAGTGGCGGTCAACCATCCGTTAGCCAAAAATATGATCGGCGCGTTCCATCAACCCGTTATGGTGGTTTACGATGTGAACACGCTGATGTCATTGCCTCCGCGCGAGGTGTCTTCTGGTCTTGCAGAGATGGTGAAGCATGGTTTGATCCTGGACCGTGATTTTGCCTATTGGTGCCGGGAGAATGGGCAAAAGCTGCTGAGCCTGGATCCTGATACGTTGATATATGGCCTGGAGCGCGGCTGCGCGATCAAGGCGAACGTCGTATCCCAGGATGAGCGGGAAGGCGGTTTGCGTGCCATCCTTAATCTCGGGCATACCATCGGTCATGCCATTGAAGCCGTTGGCGGCTACGGACGCTTCTTGCACGGCGAGGCGATTGCCATCGGCATGGCAGGCTCGGCCCGCCTTGCCGAAAAGCTTGGCAGACCGGCGGATCTGCACAATGAGACGGTGAGCATGCTCCAGGCGGTGAATCTGCCGGTAACCTTGCCGGGTGACGTCTCGGTTGAGCGAATTATGGACGCTATGCAGCATGATAAAAAGTTTGCCGAGGGAAATATGGTATTTATCGTACCGGAATCCATCGGCTCCGTCAGCATCGTTAAGGATGTACCGGTAGAAGCTGTTCGATCCGTGGTTGAACAGTTGAAGGGAGAGGGATAGTTCATGATGAATCGGGGAATCCGGGGGGCGACAACCGTCACCCGCAACGATGAGCAGGAGATTGTACAGGAAACGCTGAGGCTCCTTGAAGAGATGGTGAGACGCAACGAGCTTCAGCCGGAGTATATCAGCAATATATGGATTACGATGACACAGGATCTGGACGCGACGTTTCCGGCCAAAGCGATACGCCAGCTGGAAGGCTGGGATCTGGTCCCATTGATGTGTTCGGTTGAAATACCGGTTCAAGGCAGTCTGCCGCGCTGCATCCGGTTTATGATTCAGGTCAATACGGATAAAAGCCAGAGCGAGATTAAGCATGTGTATTTGAATGAAGCCAAGCGGCTGCGACCGGATTTATCAGGCTCCAACGCCTGATGTAGAAATTTAGGGTTGCAGTAACAGGGCTTCATCCTGTATAGTGATATCAGAATAGCTGAGTAGAGTTAGGTTTTACAGATGAGTTGAGTTGAGAAGAGCTGAGGCATTTTAGGCAATAACATAATCGGGATTAAGGATGAACTTGATTTCATGATGAATAGTACAGCATGTTCACGGCTGGTTACAAGCCTATTTCTTGTATCCGTCAATGGAACAATAGCCGCTGTAGTTCGTTGTTGAATGGGCTCTGAATTCCTTGACCGCGCTCTTTTTTCATAGACTTATTCTGAACGTTAACCTCTACTTCGGTAGAGGTTTTTTTGTTGTATACCATCAATTAAGGAGGGATTGACATGGCGAATCCATCAATGGAGCAAGTGGTGGCTATGGCAGGTGAATATAACCTGATTCCGGTAGCGATCAGACTGTTAGCCGACATGGAAACCCCGATTCGCATTTTTCAACGATATGCGGAACGGAAGCGGGCATTTTTACTTGAAAGCGTTGAGGGCGGAGTACAGTGGGCACGGTATTCGTTTATTGGAACAGACCCCTTCTTAATGATTACGGGTAAAAAAGGAAAGATCGAAATTGAAAGGAACGGAGAGCGTTCCCTGCTGAAAGGAAAGCCTGTCGAGGAGTTAAAGGCGCTGCTGCGAACGTACCGCAGCCCGCAGCTGAAGGAGATGCCACCTTTTACCGGAGGGGCTATCGGATTTTTTGGATATGACCTGCTCCAATATTATGAGAAGCTTCCGGCACATGCGATGGACGATCTCGGAATGGATGATATCCGGTTCATGTTTTGCGATCAAGTCATTGTCTTCGACCATGTGAAGCAGCAGATCATGCTGGTTGGCAACGTACATGTGAAGCCGGGGGATTCGGACGAAACCATCCGGCAAAGCTATCGGGATGTATGCCGTACCTTGGAAGCCGCAGCCGAGCAGCTGCAAGAACAGGGACCGCGGGAGAACGTGAACTCCAAAGGCATTCCGGCGGATGTTGATATGGGCGACATTAAATCCAATATGACAAAAGAGAAGTACCTCTCCAATGTGGAGCAAGCAAAGGAATACATTCGTGCTGGTGATATTTTTCAGGTGGTATTGTCCCAGCGCTTCCATATTGAGACCGAAGTATCGCCGCTTCACGTATACCGGGTGCTGAGAACGCTAAATCCTTCACCGTATATGTACTACCTCAAGATGGACGACGACATTATCGTAGGAACCTCCCCGGAAGCCCTGGTGAAGGTGGATGGAAGAAGATTGGAAACAAGACCGATTGCAGGTACCAGACCTAGAGGCAGCGATGAGGCCGAAGATCAGGCGCTAGCCGAAGATCTGCTGCAGGACGAGAAGGAACGAGCCGAGCATTTGATGCTGGTGGACCTGGGCCGCAATGATCTGGGCCGCGTGTCAGAGTTCGGCACAGTGAAGTGCGACACGTTCATGGAAATTGAAAAGTATTCCCACGTGATGCATATGGTATCCAGCGTTTCCGGTCAGCTGAGAGAGGATAAGGATTTCTTCGATGCTTTTCTGTCCTGCTTGCCGGCAGGAACGGTATCCGGTGCTCCGAAGCTAAGGGCCATGGAAATTATTGCGGAGCTGGAACGGGAAGCAAGAGGCGCGTATGCGGGCGCCATCGGTTATCTCGGCTTCGGCGGCAATATGGATTCCTGCATCACGATCCGTACGATCATTTTTCGTCAGGGCAAAGCTTATGTCCAGGCGGGGGCCGGCATCGTATGGGATTCGGTACCGGAGAAGGAATATGAAGAAACCATCAACAAAGCCAAAGGGATGCTGAAGGCGATCCGCGTCGCGGAAGCGATGTTTCCGTCCAGCACGGGGGCTAACGATTTAATTAATCAGGATTACCTGTACCAATACACACCTTAAACCGAAGGAGGAGAACGTAATGAACGTCATGGAAACGATGCAATCCAGCCTTACGAAGCTGATTCAAGGTCAAGATCTGAGCCGGGAGGAAGCGCGCGGGGTCATGCAGTCCATTATGGAAGGCCAGGCAACCCATTCCCAAATCGGGGCGCTGCTTACGGCCATGAGAATGAAGGGGGAGACGGTCGAAGAGATCACCGGCTTCGCCGAGGCGATGCGTGGTGCGGGCGGGCGCGTCGTTACCGAGCGAAACCAGCTGCTGGATACATGCGGCACCGGAGGATCCGGGATTCATAAGTTTAACATTTCTACCGTATCCGCCATTATCTCCTCCTCGGT
This Paenibacillus sp. JZ16 DNA region includes the following protein-coding sequences:
- the ndk gene encoding nucleoside-diphosphate kinase, whose translation is MERTFLMIKPDGVQRGLIGRIVGRLEDKGFKLVAGKFLQISDEQAKRHYAEHEGKDFFDNLVGFITSGPVFAMVWEGDDIIALSRQVIGKTNVKDALPGTIRGDFSAHTPHNLIHGSDSPESAQREIANFFEEKELVEYNKTLSPWL
- the aroC gene encoding chorismate synthase; the encoded protein is MSLRFLTAGETHGPQLTTIIEGLPSNLELDFEALNFQLHRRQKGYGRGRRMQIEKDTAQILGGVRHGYTTGAPIALVVQNNDWKHWQNIMNVEPIEGNDEVKRRVHRPRPGHADLNGGLKYNLKDLRNVLERSSARETTVRVAVGAIARQFLAQFGVKVAGQVIRIGEIEAPPHNLSIDELIERTEASSVRVVDEETEKKMEAYIDQIKKEGDSIGGIVECIIEGVPVGLGSHVQYDRKLDGRIAQGVMSINAFKGVEVGIGFEAGQLPGSQVHDEIMYSEERGYHRATNRLGGFEGGMTNGMPIVVRGVMKPIPTLYKPLQSVDIDTKEAFTAQVERSDACAVPAASVVMEHVVTWEVAKAFLEKFGGDSMEEIHANYQNYLKQLENY
- the trpE gene encoding anthranilate synthase component I, with product MANPSMEQVVAMAGEYNLIPVAIRLLADMETPIRIFQRYAERKRAFLLESVEGGVQWARYSFIGTDPFLMITGKKGKIEIERNGERSLLKGKPVEELKALLRTYRSPQLKEMPPFTGGAIGFFGYDLLQYYEKLPAHAMDDLGMDDIRFMFCDQVIVFDHVKQQIMLVGNVHVKPGDSDETIRQSYRDVCRTLEAAAEQLQEQGPRENVNSKGIPADVDMGDIKSNMTKEKYLSNVEQAKEYIRAGDIFQVVLSQRFHIETEVSPLHVYRVLRTLNPSPYMYYLKMDDDIIVGTSPEALVKVDGRRLETRPIAGTRPRGSDEAEDQALAEDLLQDEKERAEHLMLVDLGRNDLGRVSEFGTVKCDTFMEIEKYSHVMHMVSSVSGQLREDKDFFDAFLSCLPAGTVSGAPKLRAMEIIAELEREARGAYAGAIGYLGFGGNMDSCITIRTIIFRQGKAYVQAGAGIVWDSVPEKEYEETINKAKGMLKAIRVAEAMFPSSTGANDLINQDYLYQYTP
- the aroB gene encoding 3-dehydroquinate synthase, whose amino-acid sequence is MRTLQVELGERSYPIYIGAGILDTIGELSAKHGITRKSPHLIVTDDKVAPHYLSQVEEQLKSEGYTVISHIVPSGESSKSLQVYEEVMTTAINGKLDRSSAVFALGGGVVGDLAGFVAATYMRGVTFVQIPTTILAHDSSVGGKVAVNHPLAKNMIGAFHQPVMVVYDVNTLMSLPPREVSSGLAEMVKHGLILDRDFAYWCRENGQKLLSLDPDTLIYGLERGCAIKANVVSQDEREGGLRAILNLGHTIGHAIEAVGGYGRFLHGEAIAIGMAGSARLAEKLGRPADLHNETVSMLQAVNLPVTLPGDVSVERIMDAMQHDKKFAEGNMVFIVPESIGSVSIVKDVPVEAVRSVVEQLKGEG
- a CDS encoding CheR family methyltransferase is translated as MTEHEPVLDDPDYIGFVRSIERSTGINLADYKEAQMKRRLTTLRLKKGFETFSAFYDAMMKDKPLFHEFLDRMTINVSEFWRNPNRWEVLRDKILPEISQQNPGVLKIWSAACSTGEEPYTLAMILSEQKMLSRARIAATDIDDGALHKAKEGLYVERSLKDVPPDVAARYFKEEGSVYRFSEHLKKEVTFHKQNLLTDRFETGYDLIVCRNVMIYFTEGAKHKLYQKFASSLKPGGFLFVGSTEQIFNPGQYGLESNETFFYRKIQ
- the aroH gene encoding chorismate mutase, encoding MMNRGIRGATTVTRNDEQEIVQETLRLLEEMVRRNELQPEYISNIWITMTQDLDATFPAKAIRQLEGWDLVPLMCSVEIPVQGSLPRCIRFMIQVNTDKSQSEIKHVYLNEAKRLRPDLSGSNA